The following are from one region of the Sardina pilchardus chromosome 4, fSarPil1.1, whole genome shotgun sequence genome:
- the nmi gene encoding N-myc-interactor isoform X2, which produces MSASQDDTAQMMNPQLLSEDEQALSRARAELEQWKVKVEKADQEKSRLTLEKLDTDETKKKAQNSTAAILDAQAQLASDSENKRKEIEIQLQKIDQENRDLRNKLQRLDEERKAKKAETQTLQRRFKIRAEIPEKRVKFSGVEKAEERESSTDTEGVFTITQRPFIFLSGGEALITFEEEKVAQQILRMAKCSVALDRNKMDIKPFCLNLEPSVKFEVHLNVSKKTVQVSQAPPVLPEERMKDRLEISFSRPSRGGGEVEKVSYDKNSGTAEITFLNTGVAERLALRGKYPVDTGRETMVDVNPLYNYRLKKFQTYCGTPKRSILLRGIQDAMDEEDLQDHLEIHFQKPSNYGGEVESIKYVSTGNEVKAFFSEDVGVEA; this is translated from the exons ATGTCTGCGAGTCAGGACGACACGGCTCAAATGATGAACCCACAG CTCCTCAGCGAGGATGAACAGGCCCTCAGCCGAGCACGAGCAGAGTTGGAGCAATGGAag GTGAAAGTTGAGAAAGCAGATCAAGAAAAATCAAGATTGACATTGGAAAAACTGGATACAGATGAAACTAAGAAAAAAGCCCAGAACTCCACCGCTGCGATCTTAGACGCCCAAGCACAGCTGGCTTCGGATTCTGAAAATAAAAGAAAGGAGATTGAG ATACAACTCCAAAAAATTGACCAAGAGAACAGAGATCTGAGGAATAAACTCCAGAGGCTGGATGAAGAAAGGAAAGCCAAAAAGGCGGAAACTCAAACCCTTCAGAGGAGGTTtaag ATAAGAGCTGAGATCCCTGAGAAGCGTGTGAAGTTTTCTGGCGTGGAGAAAGCGGAGGAGAGGGAGTCCTCCACCGACACAGAGGGGGTCTTCACCATCACTCAGAGACCCTTTATATTCCTGAGTGGAGGGGAGGCTCTCATCACCTTCGAGGAAGAGAAGG TGGCGCAGCAGATCCTGCGCATGGCGAAGTGCTCCGTAGCCCTCGACCGAAACAAGATGGACATCAAACCCTTCTGCTTGAACCTGGAGCCTTCTGTGAAATTTGAG gTGCACCTGAACGTCTCAAAGAAGACCGTGCAAGTCTCTCAGGCTCCCCCAGTCCTACCCGAGGAGCGGATGAAGGACAGACTGGAGATCAGTTTCTCCCGGCCGAGTCGCGGAGGGGGCGAGGTGGAGAAGGTCTCGTACGACAAGAATTCTGGGACTGCTGAGATCACCTTCCTCAACACTGGAG TTGCTGAGAGGCTGGCTCTGAGAGGGAAGTACCCTGTGGATACTGGCAGAGAAACGATGGTGGATGTTAATCCCCTTTACAACTATCGGCTGAAAAAGTTCCAG ACCTACTGTGGCACTCCGAAGCGCTCCATTCTGCTGAGGGGCATCCAGGACGCCATGGATGAGGAAGATCTGCAGGACCACCTGGAGATTCACTTCCAGAAGCCCAGCAACTatggaggagaggtagagagcatCAAATACGTCTCCACAGGCAACGAGGTGAAGGCCTTCTTCAGTGAGGATGTGGGTGTGGAGGCTTAA
- the LOC134078907 gene encoding fish-egg lectin-like has protein sequence MYHRLVQIDAGVGQVIGVTQNDYVFALLGSYWSFLGRLKQVTVGPAGTWGVNRENRIFKLVAANFVEVPGQLLKQIDAGGDQIVAGVNDLDFPFCLDMDSTVSYSGPHSPVNWVDLDGSLKQYSCGPYSCWGVNSQDQIFLKKGVNSSHCQGVSNWQHIPGSLSMIDVGGDGSVYGVNSNGDVYRRDFVTDCKPEGNGWSQIPLFSGQVEQVSYDTGHLWIILKNGVIHDCPV, from the exons ATGTATCACAGATTGGTTCAGATTGATGCTGGTGTTGGACAGGTGATTGGGGTGACCCAAAATGACTATGTCTTTGCACTGCTTGGATCGTATTGGAGTTTTCTTGGCAGACTGAAACAGGTCACGGTGGGCCCAGCAGGAACCTGGGGAGTCAACAGAGAAAACCGCATCTTCAAATTGGTTGCGGCTAACTTCGTGGAAGTACCTG gCCAGCTCTTGAAGCAGATTGATGCTGGTGGAGACCAGATTGTGGCGGGAGTCAATGATCTTGATTTCCCCTTCTGTCTTGATATGGACAGCACAGTCAGCTATAGTGGACCACACAGTCCTGTAAACTGGGTCGACCTTGATGGCAGTCTAAAACAATACAGTTGTGGCCCTTATAGCTGCTGGGGTGTTAACAGTCAGGATCAAATCTTTTTGAAGAAG GGGGTGAATTCCAGTCATTGTCAGGGAGTCAGTAACTGGCAGCATATTCCAGGATCCTTGTCTATGATTGACGTGGGAGGTGACGGCTCTGTCTATGGAGTAAATTCTAATGGAGATGTGTACCGCAG GGATTTCGTAACTGACTGTAAACCTGAGGGTAATGGCTGGTCCCAGATTCCGCTCTTCAGCGGTCAAGTGGAGCAGGTGTCCTACGATACGGGTCATCTCTGGATCATCCTGAAGAATGGCGTCATCCACGACTGCCCTGTCTAA
- the nmi gene encoding N-myc-interactor isoform X1, with protein MSASQDDTAQMMNPQQLLSEDEQALSRARAELEQWKVKVEKADQEKSRLTLEKLDTDETKKKAQNSTAAILDAQAQLASDSENKRKEIEIQLQKIDQENRDLRNKLQRLDEERKAKKAETQTLQRRFKIRAEIPEKRVKFSGVEKAEERESSTDTEGVFTITQRPFIFLSGGEALITFEEEKVAQQILRMAKCSVALDRNKMDIKPFCLNLEPSVKFEVHLNVSKKTVQVSQAPPVLPEERMKDRLEISFSRPSRGGGEVEKVSYDKNSGTAEITFLNTGVAERLALRGKYPVDTGRETMVDVNPLYNYRLKKFQTYCGTPKRSILLRGIQDAMDEEDLQDHLEIHFQKPSNYGGEVESIKYVSTGNEVKAFFSEDVGVEA; from the exons ATGTCTGCGAGTCAGGACGACACGGCTCAAATGATGAACCCACAG CAGCTCCTCAGCGAGGATGAACAGGCCCTCAGCCGAGCACGAGCAGAGTTGGAGCAATGGAag GTGAAAGTTGAGAAAGCAGATCAAGAAAAATCAAGATTGACATTGGAAAAACTGGATACAGATGAAACTAAGAAAAAAGCCCAGAACTCCACCGCTGCGATCTTAGACGCCCAAGCACAGCTGGCTTCGGATTCTGAAAATAAAAGAAAGGAGATTGAG ATACAACTCCAAAAAATTGACCAAGAGAACAGAGATCTGAGGAATAAACTCCAGAGGCTGGATGAAGAAAGGAAAGCCAAAAAGGCGGAAACTCAAACCCTTCAGAGGAGGTTtaag ATAAGAGCTGAGATCCCTGAGAAGCGTGTGAAGTTTTCTGGCGTGGAGAAAGCGGAGGAGAGGGAGTCCTCCACCGACACAGAGGGGGTCTTCACCATCACTCAGAGACCCTTTATATTCCTGAGTGGAGGGGAGGCTCTCATCACCTTCGAGGAAGAGAAGG TGGCGCAGCAGATCCTGCGCATGGCGAAGTGCTCCGTAGCCCTCGACCGAAACAAGATGGACATCAAACCCTTCTGCTTGAACCTGGAGCCTTCTGTGAAATTTGAG gTGCACCTGAACGTCTCAAAGAAGACCGTGCAAGTCTCTCAGGCTCCCCCAGTCCTACCCGAGGAGCGGATGAAGGACAGACTGGAGATCAGTTTCTCCCGGCCGAGTCGCGGAGGGGGCGAGGTGGAGAAGGTCTCGTACGACAAGAATTCTGGGACTGCTGAGATCACCTTCCTCAACACTGGAG TTGCTGAGAGGCTGGCTCTGAGAGGGAAGTACCCTGTGGATACTGGCAGAGAAACGATGGTGGATGTTAATCCCCTTTACAACTATCGGCTGAAAAAGTTCCAG ACCTACTGTGGCACTCCGAAGCGCTCCATTCTGCTGAGGGGCATCCAGGACGCCATGGATGAGGAAGATCTGCAGGACCACCTGGAGATTCACTTCCAGAAGCCCAGCAACTatggaggagaggtagagagcatCAAATACGTCTCCACAGGCAACGAGGTGAAGGCCTTCTTCAGTGAGGATGTGGGTGTGGAGGCTTAA
- the LOC134078908 gene encoding paraneoplastic antigen Ma1-like — translation MPEQVGVGGEVAPWLVSIAVEAPPMKLPRDQDVFKAKLQAFLAHEGKTLADMQDLCNPVTPPSAPLDLNTQLVNAISALVDKCQTAPVENTAYRKLRLFSGVKPTPPGEEEYDAWAEQTTHMLDEWKCPDSLKKQRIAECLKGPAADIVRCLRVRNPNAMANDYLRALETAFGTTENATDLMFKFRNTFQLEGEKLSAYVLRLDKLLHSVLRKGGVSLTDLDKTRIEQVARGALSHDLVALRIRLTYKLRSAPSFTELLCDVREEEAMILERPAAPLVAASAMVGPVEYATVSAVSPWREPSPVSVATEKGPSIESLTKEVEELKTEVTRLLSFAVSSPSVAAQTPPQSFSQKSEGRSFTRAHGERQDKPYRADVFCYRCGEDGHFQRECQNSENLKKVNQRLIKLKRPAGNSPGAQ, via the coding sequence ATGCCTGAGCAGGTAGGTGTTGGAGGTGAGGTGGCTCCCTGGTTGGTCAGTATTGCTGTTGAAGCTCCGCCAATGAAATTACCTCGAGATCAGGATGTTTTCAAGGCTAAGTTGCAGGCATTCCTGGCCCATGAGGGGAAGACTCTTGCTGACATGCAAGACCTGTGCAACCCAGTTACACCCCCCTCCGCACCGTTAGACCTGAACACCCAGCTTGTCAATGCTATCTCTGCTCTGGTTGATAAATGTCAGACTGCACCAGTAGAAAATACAGCCTACCGCAAACTTCGTTTATTTTCTGGTGTGAAGCCGACTCCTCCTGGAGAAGAGGAGTATGATGCATGGGCGGAACAGACAACTCACATGCTTGACGAGTGGAAGTGTCCAGATTCACTGAAGAAGCAGAGAATAGCTGAGTGTCTTAAAGGGCCAGCAGCAGATATTGTCAGATGCCTGAGAGTGAGAAACCCCAATGCAATGGCAAATGATTACTTAAGAGCCCTTGAAACAGCTTTTGGAACCACAGAGAATGCCACGGACCTCATGTTTAAGTTCCGTAACACATTCCAACTTGAAGGTGAGAAACTCTCTGCATATGTGCTCAGACTGGACAAACTGCTTCACTCAGTGCTTCGTAAAGGTGGAGTGAGCCTGACTGACCTGGATAAGACCCGGATTGAGCAGGTTGCAAGAGGTGCATTGTCTCATGACCTGGTTGCCCTCCGCATCAGATTGACCTACAAGCTTAGATCTGCCCCCAGCTTCACTGAACTGCTCTGTGatgtgagagaagaagaggctATGATTCTGGAGAGGCCTGCTGCTCCTCTTGTTGCTGCATCTGCCATGGTTGGGCCTGTTGAATATGCCACTGTCTCTGCTGTATCTCCTTGGCGTGAGCCCAGCCCTGTGTCTGTTGCTACAGAAAAAGGTCCTTCTATAGAGAGTCTGACTAAAGAGGTGGAAGAGCTGAAGACTGAGGTAACTCGCCTGCTCTCTTTTGCTGTTTCCTCGCCCTCAGTAGCTGCACAGACTCCACCACAGAGTTTCAGCCAGAAGTCAGAGGGAAGGTCGTTTACCAGAGCACATGGAGAGCGACAGGACAAGCCATACAGAGCTGATGTTTTCTGCTACAGATGTGGGGAAGATGGCCATTTCCAGCGAGAGTGCCAGAACTCTGAGAACCTCAAGAAAGTCAACCAGCGCCTCATAAAGCTGAAGCGGCCGGCGGGAAACTCTCCAGGGGCCCAGTAA
- the LOC134078654 gene encoding fish-egg lectin-like, with protein sequence MSLHITTLLFALHCLLTASNAYSCKLVHGSLIQIDAGVGQVIGVNTHHDIYTLYESKWTHVAGKLKHVTVGPAGIWGVNSENSVFKLVATKFVQVPGLVKQIDAGGDQFVSGANHDDTPFCLPMDSTIGYTGEKSDANWVGINGSLKYYSCGPYSCWGVNSQDQIFVRKGVNSTDCEGVGDWQHIPGSLSMIEVGGDGSVYGVNSNGDVYRRDFVTDCKPQGTRWTHVSIYSGQVKHVSYDTGHLWIVLKKGGAIYDCTV encoded by the exons ATGTCTCTCCACATCACAACACTTCTCTTTGCCCTGCACTGCCTGCTGACTGCATCCAATG CATATAGTTGTAAACTGGTCCATGGTAGCCTGATTCAAATTGATGCAGGGGTTGGACAGGTGATTGGGGTGAACACACATCACGATATCTACACACTGTATGAATCGAAATGGACACATGTCGCAGGCAAACTGAAGCATGTCACTGTGGGCCCAGCAGGAATCTGGGGAGTCAACAGTGAAAACAGCGTCTTCAAATTGGTTGCAACTAAGTTTGTGCAAGTACCTG GACTCGTGAAGCAGATTGATGCTGGTGGAGACCAGTTTGTGTCAGGAGCCAATCATGATGATACTCCCTTCTGTCTCCCAATGGACAGCACGATCGGCTACACTGGAGAAAAAAGTGACGCAAACTGGGTCGGCATTAATGGCAGCCTAAAGTACTACAGCTGTGGCCCTTACAGCTGCTGGGGTGTTAACAGTCAGGATCAAATCTTTGTGAGGAAG GGGGTGAATTCCACTGATTGTGAGGGAGTTGGTGACTGGCAGCATATTCCAGGATCCTTGTCTATGATTGAGGTGGGAGGTGACGGCTCCGTCTATGGAGTAAATTCTAATGGAGATGTGTACCGCAG GGATTTCGTAACTGACTGTAAACCTCAGGGTACCCGCTGGACCCACGTCTCGATCTACAGCGGTCAAGTGAAGCATGTCTCCTACGATACGGGTCATCTCTGGATCGTCCTGAAGAAGGGCGGTGCCATCTACGACTGCACTGTGTGA